In Hwangdonia lutea, a single window of DNA contains:
- a CDS encoding SDR family NAD(P)-dependent oxidoreductase, whose protein sequence is MKTIIVIGGSKGIGNAIINTLVNSSKVVNISRTAPNFEHANLAHHTCDITTDNLPEIQHADGLIYCPGSNNLKPISRLSITDFKNDFEINVLGAVKSIQHFLPILKKGNKPAILLFSTVAAKLGMPFHASIATAKSGVEGLVKSLGAELAPTIRINAIAPTVTNTQLASKLLRNEKMVDNITERHPLKKFLNPEEVADMAAFLMSDKAASLSGQTFQMDCGIVSFKI, encoded by the coding sequence ATGAAAACAATTATTGTTATAGGTGGAAGTAAGGGCATTGGAAATGCCATTATAAACACATTAGTCAACTCCAGTAAAGTCGTAAACATTAGCAGAACCGCTCCAAACTTCGAGCATGCTAATTTAGCCCACCACACCTGCGACATCACAACAGATAATTTACCAGAAATTCAACATGCCGACGGCCTTATATATTGCCCCGGAAGCAACAATTTAAAACCCATTTCGCGCCTTAGCATTACCGATTTTAAAAACGATTTTGAAATCAATGTTTTGGGTGCCGTAAAATCCATTCAACATTTTTTACCCATCCTAAAAAAAGGCAACAAACCCGCTATTCTGCTTTTTAGTACTGTGGCGGCAAAATTGGGCATGCCGTTTCATGCGAGTATTGCCACCGCAAAATCTGGGGTTGAAGGTTTGGTAAAATCGTTAGGCGCAGAACTCGCACCAACTATTCGCATTAACGCCATTGCGCCAACTGTCACTAATACGCAACTCGCCTCCAAACTATTGCGAAACGAAAAAATGGTTGATAATATTACGGAAAGACATCCGCTTAAAAAGTTTTTAAACCCTGAAGAGGTCGCAGATATGGCAGCTTTTTTAATGTCGGATAAAGCAGCTTCGTTGTCCGGACAGACTTTTCAAATGGATTGTGGTATTGTAAGTTTTAAAATATAG
- a CDS encoding glutathione peroxidase, with translation MNLLKAIKSTLFSNENNHKKMNINSIYNIEINALDGEPINLSKFKGKHILFVNVASECGFTPQYKTLQELHETYKSNLQVIGVPCNQFGNQEPGNAESIKSFCEKNYGVTFLITEKIDVKGNNQHPLYSWLTQKVNNGRLNSSVKWNFQKYLIDTQGNLVDYYFSNTNPLSSKITKHLKI, from the coding sequence ATGAATCTACTTAAAGCCATTAAATCAACTTTATTTTCAAATGAAAACAACCATAAAAAAATGAATATTAATTCTATTTATAATATTGAAATAAATGCTCTTGATGGCGAGCCCATAAATCTTTCAAAATTTAAAGGCAAACACATACTTTTCGTAAATGTAGCTTCAGAATGTGGGTTTACACCGCAATACAAAACCTTGCAAGAACTGCACGAAACATACAAAAGCAACCTACAAGTTATCGGGGTACCTTGTAATCAGTTTGGGAATCAAGAACCCGGAAATGCCGAAAGTATAAAATCGTTTTGCGAAAAAAATTACGGTGTTACTTTTTTAATCACTGAAAAAATCGATGTAAAAGGCAACAATCAGCATCCGTTATATTCTTGGTTAACTCAAAAAGTGAACAACGGCCGTTTAAATTCTTCTGTAAAATGGAATTTTCAAAAGTATTTAATCGATACCCAAGGTAATTTAGTGGATTACTATTTTTCCAACACGAATCCGTTGAGTTCAAAAATAACAAAACACCTAAAAATATAG
- a CDS encoding Lacal_2735 family protein — MFGLFKKKTEVEKLQKTFKKLMKEWHTLSSLNRAESDKKFEEAEAIAKQIEILKNETV; from the coding sequence ATGTTCGGATTATTTAAAAAGAAAACCGAAGTTGAAAAACTTCAAAAAACATTCAAAAAACTCATGAAAGAATGGCACACGTTGTCAAGTTTAAATCGCGCTGAAAGTGATAAGAAATTTGAAGAAGCCGAAGCCATTGCCAAACAAATTGAAATTTTAAAAAATGAAACTGTTTAA
- a CDS encoding TspO/MBR family protein, giving the protein MKLFKYINLFLIINFAALAIGSWLMDNGPQTSWYTSLNKAPWTPPGWVFGAAWTTIMVCFSIYMAFLYKLLASPKVIILFSIQFALNVVWNYVFFNQHLVALGLAVILALTLVVAFFLLSFRKELKLKSVLILPYFIWLCIATSLNAYILFYN; this is encoded by the coding sequence ATGAAACTGTTTAAATATATCAACCTCTTTTTAATTATCAATTTTGCGGCGTTGGCCATAGGGAGTTGGCTTATGGACAATGGCCCGCAAACCAGTTGGTACACCTCTTTAAACAAAGCACCTTGGACGCCACCCGGTTGGGTATTTGGAGCCGCCTGGACCACCATAATGGTTTGCTTTTCCATCTATATGGCGTTTCTTTATAAACTGTTGGCATCGCCAAAAGTCATTATACTTTTCAGTATTCAATTTGCTTTAAACGTTGTTTGGAATTACGTCTTTTTCAATCAGCATTTGGTTGCTTTAGGCTTAGCCGTTATTCTTGCATTAACTTTAGTAGTAGCCTTTTTTTTATTGTCATTCAGAAAAGAATTGAAATTAAAAAGTGTATTAATACTCCCCTATTTTATATGGCTTTGTATAGCCACCTCACTTAACGCTTACATTCTCTTTTACAATTAA
- a CDS encoding SRPBCC family protein: MKIYRLHKKQNLPISVDEAWEFLSNPKNLKTITPDYMGFNILSGADRPMFAGQIIQYIVTPVLGIKTKWVTEITHSVNKEYFVDEQRFGPYALWHHKHFIKEIEGGIEMEDIIDYKLPFGILGQLVHPILVKPKLEEIFNYRTKKLEALFGKY, translated from the coding sequence ATGAAAATTTACAGACTTCATAAAAAACAGAATTTACCCATTAGCGTAGACGAGGCATGGGAATTTCTGTCTAACCCAAAAAACCTAAAAACCATAACCCCCGATTATATGGGTTTTAACATACTTTCTGGGGCTGACAGACCCATGTTTGCGGGCCAGATTATCCAATATATTGTCACCCCAGTTTTGGGCATAAAAACAAAGTGGGTTACTGAAATTACCCATAGCGTTAACAAAGAATATTTTGTTGACGAGCAACGTTTTGGGCCTTATGCTCTTTGGCACCATAAGCATTTTATAAAGGAAATTGAAGGCGGTATTGAAATGGAAGACATTATCGATTATAAATTACCTTTCGGTATTCTTGGGCAACTGGTTCACCCTATTTTGGTAAAACCGAAATTAGAGGAAATTTTTAATTACAGAACAAAAAAGTTAGAAGCATTATTTGGCAAATATTAA
- a CDS encoding cryptochrome/photolyase family protein codes for MKKTINIFWFRRDLRLDDNHGFYEALKGNHPVLPIFIFDPEILESLPKTDARVTFIHDTLQALNTKLKNEYESGIAMYHGKPIEIFKNLVEDYNIETVYTNHDYEPYAKTRDTAIKAFLNDNNIDFKTYKDQVVFEKNDVVKSDGTPYLVYTPYMKRWKATFTDNDIKAFESETLLDNLVSNETLPKLSLADIGFEKSNQRIEPYQVNPQLIQTYEDTRNFPAQDSTSRLGPHLRFGTVSIRKMVKKAIAETNEVFWQELIWREFFMQILWHFPQTQTQSFKPKYDRIVWRNNEAEFKAWCAGKTGYPFVDAGMRQLNKTGFMHNRVRMLVGSFLCKHLLIDWRWGEAYFAEKLHDYDMASNIGNWQWVAGCGVDAAPYFRIFNPTTQIKKFDKNLEYIKTWVPDFQELTYPKPIVEHKFARERCLKAYKSALD; via the coding sequence ATGAAAAAAACAATAAACATATTTTGGTTTCGCCGCGATTTAAGGCTGGATGACAACCACGGGTTCTATGAAGCTTTAAAAGGAAATCACCCCGTACTTCCCATTTTTATTTTCGACCCCGAAATATTAGAGAGCTTACCCAAAACCGATGCCCGCGTTACTTTTATTCACGACACACTTCAGGCTTTAAACACCAAACTTAAAAATGAATACGAAAGCGGCATTGCTATGTATCACGGTAAACCGATTGAAATTTTTAAAAACCTTGTTGAAGATTACAACATCGAAACGGTTTATACCAATCACGATTACGAACCCTATGCCAAAACTCGTGATACAGCCATAAAAGCCTTTTTAAATGATAATAACATCGATTTTAAAACCTATAAAGATCAGGTTGTTTTTGAAAAAAACGACGTTGTAAAAAGCGATGGTACACCCTATTTGGTTTACACCCCTTATATGAAACGTTGGAAAGCAACCTTTACAGATAACGACATAAAAGCTTTTGAGTCAGAAACGTTGTTGGACAATTTAGTTTCAAATGAAACACTACCAAAATTAAGTTTAGCCGATATTGGTTTTGAGAAATCAAATCAGCGCATCGAACCCTATCAAGTCAATCCACAATTAATACAAACTTACGAAGACACACGCAACTTCCCCGCGCAAGATAGCACCTCGCGTTTAGGGCCGCATTTGCGTTTTGGTACGGTAAGCATCCGAAAAATGGTTAAAAAAGCCATAGCCGAAACCAACGAGGTGTTTTGGCAGGAATTAATTTGGCGCGAGTTTTTTATGCAAATACTTTGGCATTTTCCGCAAACGCAAACCCAAAGTTTTAAACCCAAATACGACCGCATTGTGTGGCGTAATAACGAAGCTGAATTTAAAGCGTGGTGCGCAGGCAAAACAGGTTATCCTTTTGTTGATGCGGGCATGCGGCAATTAAATAAAACAGGATTTATGCACAATCGCGTTCGTATGTTGGTGGGTAGTTTTTTATGCAAACACTTACTTATTGATTGGCGCTGGGGCGAGGCATATTTTGCCGAAAAACTTCACGACTACGACATGGCAAGCAATATTGGTAACTGGCAATGGGTTGCGGGCTGCGGTGTTGATGCCGCGCCCTATTTCCGGATTTTTAACCCAACCACCCAAATTAAAAAATTTGATAAAAATTTGGAATACATCAAAACCTGGGTGCCCGATTTTCAAGAACTCACTTATCCCAAACCCATTGTAGAGCATAAATTTGCCCGGGAGCGTTGTTTAAAGGCTTATAAAAGTGCTTTGGATTAA
- a CDS encoding DUF6090 family protein, producing the protein MIKFFRKIRRNLLTEGNTGKYLKYAIGEIVLVVIGILIALGINNWNERKKDRDKEIVYLNRLTTNLNSDIKLYNLIIKKDSALIESLKKLQSFNFNISDKENKSTEALNALITGYHFTPNKTTIDNIVSSGNIEIIRSNYLLEDIFLYYRTTEDIQKGIDEAISNYNRSIFGPWLIKFEAKSTNEKQKNQLHNSINLKLDLLNNQMEIYNSQKIFAASLIDKISNELEISR; encoded by the coding sequence ATGATAAAATTCTTTAGAAAAATTAGACGAAATTTACTTACTGAAGGTAATACTGGAAAGTATCTAAAATATGCAATCGGTGAAATTGTTCTTGTAGTTATTGGAATTTTAATCGCATTAGGTATAAATAACTGGAATGAAAGAAAAAAGGACAGAGATAAGGAAATTGTATACCTAAATCGTTTAACAACCAACTTGAATTCCGACATCAAACTGTATAATTTGATCATCAAAAAAGATTCAGCACTTATAGAAAGCTTAAAAAAATTACAGTCTTTTAATTTCAATATAAGCGACAAAGAAAATAAAAGCACTGAAGCTTTAAACGCTTTAATTACTGGTTATCATTTTACGCCTAATAAAACAACCATAGATAACATAGTTTCATCTGGAAATATCGAAATTATCAGGAGTAATTATCTTTTAGAAGATATTTTTCTTTATTATCGGACCACTGAAGATATTCAAAAAGGAATCGACGAAGCAATATCAAATTATAATAGAAGCATATTTGGACCTTGGCTTATAAAGTTTGAAGCCAAAAGCACCAATGAGAAACAAAAGAATCAACTGCACAACTCTATAAATTTAAAACTTGATTTATTAAATAATCAAATGGAAATATACAATAGCCAAAAAATATTTGCAGCTAGCCTAATAGATAAAATTAGTAATGAGCTTGAAATTAGCAGATGA
- a CDS encoding formate--tetrahydrofolate ligase, with protein sequence MNDLQIAKTITLKPITSIAEKFGVDPEHIDMYGKYKAKLPLQALNKQNANNSNLILVSAISPTPAGEGKTTISIGLSEGLNRLNKKTTVVLREPSLGPIFGIKGGATGGGYSQVLPMEDINLHFTGDFSAIEKAHNLLSALIDNNIQSKSNSLLIDPRTIGWKRVIDMNDRALRHIIVGLGGTTSGIPRETGFDITAASEIMAILCLAENLTDLKTRLGNIFIGYTFNKEPIYAKDLKAEGAMATLLKDAIKPNLVQTIEGNPAIIHGGPFANIAQGTNTVIGTLMGMSHSDYTVTEAGFGFDLGAEKFFDIKCQSAGLKPKAVVLTTTIRALKYHGGADLKSLTTPNLDALKKGLPNLEKHLENISKFKVSPVIAINKFTSDSDAEIQLIKDFADTKGVKVALADVWAQGGAGALELAQCVIDVVEAKTSNFTPLYSWESSVTDKIETIATEIYGAEHVDYTTKAKAHLKKIANLGLDHLPICIAKTQKSLSDNPKLLGRPKDFIITVREIEIAAGAGFLIPITGDIMRMPGLPAHPASENIDINDEGDITGLF encoded by the coding sequence ATGAACGATTTACAGATTGCAAAAACCATTACGTTGAAGCCCATTACATCCATTGCCGAAAAATTTGGGGTCGACCCAGAACACATTGACATGTATGGCAAGTATAAAGCTAAATTACCCTTACAAGCCCTTAACAAACAAAACGCGAATAACAGTAATTTAATACTGGTTTCGGCCATTTCGCCCACACCGGCAGGCGAAGGCAAAACAACCATTTCCATCGGGCTATCGGAAGGTTTAAATCGTTTAAATAAAAAAACCACAGTGGTTTTAAGAGAGCCCTCTTTGGGGCCCATTTTTGGCATTAAAGGCGGTGCTACGGGTGGCGGATACTCGCAAGTGCTGCCTATGGAAGATATCAATTTGCATTTTACGGGCGATTTTTCGGCCATCGAAAAGGCTCATAATTTACTATCGGCACTCATTGATAATAACATTCAAAGCAAATCAAACTCCTTATTGATAGACCCCAGAACCATCGGGTGGAAACGTGTTATCGATATGAACGATCGTGCGTTAAGGCACATTATTGTTGGTTTGGGCGGCACCACATCGGGCATACCTCGGGAAACGGGATTTGATATTACCGCAGCTTCTGAAATTATGGCCATTCTTTGTTTGGCTGAAAATTTAACCGACCTAAAAACACGTTTAGGCAACATTTTTATAGGCTACACCTTTAACAAAGAACCCATTTATGCCAAAGATTTAAAAGCCGAAGGCGCGATGGCCACCCTATTAAAAGATGCCATAAAACCCAATTTAGTGCAAACCATTGAGGGCAATCCTGCCATTATTCACGGTGGGCCTTTTGCCAATATCGCCCAAGGCACCAACACCGTAATTGGAACGCTTATGGGCATGTCGCATTCCGATTATACGGTAACCGAAGCCGGTTTTGGTTTCGATTTAGGTGCCGAAAAATTCTTCGATATCAAATGCCAAAGTGCGGGACTTAAACCCAAAGCCGTAGTGCTTACCACCACCATTCGCGCGTTAAAATACCATGGCGGTGCCGATTTAAAATCCTTGACCACACCCAATCTCGATGCGCTTAAAAAAGGCTTGCCGAATTTGGAAAAACACTTGGAAAATATTTCAAAATTTAAGGTGTCGCCCGTTATAGCCATCAATAAATTTACCTCGGATAGCGATGCCGAAATACAATTGATTAAAGACTTTGCAGATACCAAAGGCGTAAAAGTGGCCTTGGCCGATGTTTGGGCCCAAGGTGGCGCAGGCGCTTTGGAGTTGGCGCAATGTGTTATTGATGTGGTAGAAGCCAAAACCTCAAACTTTACGCCGTTATATAGTTGGGAATCCAGCGTTACCGATAAAATAGAAACCATTGCTACCGAAATTTATGGTGCCGAACATGTGGATTACACCACAAAAGCCAAAGCCCATTTAAAGAAAATTGCCAATTTAGGTTTGGACCACTTACCCATTTGTATTGCCAAAACCCAAAAATCCCTGTCCGATAACCCCAAGTTATTAGGGCGCCCCAAAGATTTTATCATTACCGTTAGGGAAATTGAAATTGCCGCAGGTGCCGGTTTTTTAATCCCGATTACGGGCGATATAATGCGCATGCCCGGGTTACCGGCGCATCCGGCGTCTGAAAACATCGATATTAACGATGAGGGCGATATTACGGGCTTGTTTTAG
- a CDS encoding NB-ARC domain-containing protein: protein MNYIFNQIEKRINFLKSDSQDSELRVYYQSKFEFSLIYVLAYLWNKNWSSIDINEREYVVNCILKPSIGTIVSIIRKLDIENEFFGNKKLKKLSNFIDKYPNFRNEKIGHGYSFDDDTEAYLEFFEEFFDELETKNLNIIFDNCDIIKVTKKEENLFKGISYKPDGVTYLAWSCPQEIFDFEIGDIYLYTIENNYIRISPFILIESESEFYSFCSIEEKLTGRTKYNRLLKTAHLTSDVLEFERLSLSTDNSKRKSANGTVINLFENNFKKYIDIGITKNIIQFLSKNRSSVFATIWGHGGVGKTASIQRVCEILCNQERKLFDYIIFLSAKDRYYNYYQGKINPINDGISSLEDIISTVNSIIFNNADFDIELVKNYQGKLLIIIDDFETFTKNEKDRIVTFIKQLDINHHKVVLTTRAATLITGEEIQTKELDENETIIFLKEAVYNEIPSYNTKLLDKELKKAEIKKKIFQITSGRPLFILQLAIFAAQKGSILDALNTEIKTTKEALNFLYDRIYDYLSTDAKNMFLAISLLVDENDLSGLTSNLKFILSMEDKEDEFQNSLNELIKLKIITVQDKDFFKVYSPEIYKLMKLYYLNKGSEFDGNITNRFNLINTDKGSSTETALLENADASRLIESETEIENRYRYILNREKAPYSIKKLALLNFASYLITHKNKFDKALKLYQDYFQIFRKDSDYNRNYATCAWSEGSDESRYKAVQIIQDYFTTKPKINQETYLELLGILMTYKSILVVSERDELKSKLRFKEITKSQYDILYREQRERFRDIFKYPGGHLYKVIKEIDLMTLSANCRNYVLDGLTHFIEICIRTNKREVGKEVCHKVISEMPQNYQNPFIYKLNKIEFIESPEKYDNDIQKVMQNKTVGILGEKLKEALSKK, encoded by the coding sequence ATGAACTACATATTTAACCAAATAGAAAAAAGAATTAATTTTTTAAAATCGGATTCTCAAGATTCGGAATTAAGAGTTTATTACCAATCTAAATTCGAATTTTCTTTAATCTATGTTTTGGCTTATTTATGGAATAAAAATTGGAGTTCTATAGATATTAATGAAAGAGAATATGTTGTAAACTGTATCCTAAAGCCATCCATAGGAACTATCGTTTCAATTATCAGAAAATTAGATATAGAAAATGAATTTTTTGGCAATAAAAAATTAAAGAAGTTATCAAACTTCATAGATAAATATCCAAACTTTAGAAATGAAAAAATTGGACACGGTTATTCATTTGATGATGACACCGAAGCATATCTTGAGTTCTTCGAAGAATTCTTTGATGAGTTAGAAACAAAAAATTTGAACATTATTTTTGATAACTGTGACATTATCAAGGTCACCAAAAAAGAAGAAAATTTATTTAAGGGTATTTCATATAAACCCGATGGCGTTACTTATTTGGCTTGGTCTTGTCCACAAGAGATATTTGATTTTGAAATTGGAGATATTTATCTCTACACTATAGAGAATAACTATATAAGAATTTCACCTTTCATACTTATCGAAAGTGAATCAGAATTTTATTCTTTTTGTTCAATAGAAGAAAAACTAACAGGTCGCACAAAATATAATAGACTATTAAAAACAGCTCATTTAACGTCTGATGTTTTAGAATTTGAAAGGCTATCATTATCGACTGATAATAGCAAAAGAAAATCTGCTAACGGTACGGTAATTAACCTTTTTGAAAATAATTTCAAGAAGTATATAGACATAGGCATTACAAAAAATATAATTCAGTTTCTTTCTAAAAATCGTTCTTCAGTATTTGCTACTATATGGGGACACGGAGGAGTTGGTAAAACTGCCTCTATTCAGAGAGTATGTGAAATACTTTGTAATCAAGAAAGAAAATTATTTGACTATATAATTTTTCTTTCAGCTAAAGACAGATATTACAATTACTATCAAGGTAAAATAAATCCTATAAATGATGGTATATCATCACTAGAAGACATAATATCTACTGTTAATAGTATTATTTTCAATAATGCAGATTTTGACATTGAACTTGTAAAAAACTACCAAGGAAAGTTATTAATCATAATTGATGATTTTGAAACTTTTACCAAAAATGAAAAGGACAGAATTGTAACTTTCATTAAACAACTTGATATAAATCATCATAAGGTAGTTTTAACAACTCGAGCCGCAACTCTAATCACAGGTGAAGAAATTCAAACAAAGGAACTTGACGAAAATGAAACTATAATATTTTTAAAGGAAGCTGTATATAATGAAATACCTTCTTACAATACTAAACTATTAGATAAGGAATTAAAAAAAGCGGAAATTAAAAAGAAAATATTTCAAATAACTTCTGGTCGTCCATTGTTCATTTTACAGCTTGCAATATTCGCTGCCCAAAAAGGTTCTATTCTTGATGCTCTTAACACAGAAATTAAAACGACAAAAGAGGCTTTAAACTTTCTTTATGATAGAATTTATGATTATCTATCCACTGATGCCAAAAATATGTTTTTGGCTATCAGTTTGCTTGTAGATGAAAATGACCTATCAGGCTTAACAAGTAATTTAAAGTTTATCTTGAGTATGGAGGATAAGGAAGATGAATTCCAAAATTCTCTTAATGAGCTAATAAAACTTAAAATAATTACAGTTCAAGACAAGGATTTTTTCAAAGTATATTCACCTGAAATCTATAAATTAATGAAGCTTTATTACTTAAATAAAGGTTCTGAATTTGATGGAAATATAACCAATAGATTTAATCTAATTAATACAGATAAAGGCTCTTCAACAGAAACGGCTTTATTAGAAAATGCAGATGCTAGTAGACTTATAGAATCTGAAACAGAAATTGAAAATAGATATAGATATATTTTAAACAGGGAAAAAGCACCATATAGTATTAAAAAATTGGCTTTATTAAATTTTGCCTCTTATTTAATTACTCATAAAAATAAATTTGATAAAGCTTTAAAGCTATACCAAGATTATTTTCAAATATTTAGAAAAGACTCTGACTACAATAGGAATTATGCAACCTGTGCTTGGTCTGAAGGAAGTGATGAGTCAAGATATAAAGCAGTTCAAATTATTCAAGATTATTTTACAACTAAACCAAAAATAAATCAAGAAACATATTTGGAATTACTGGGAATATTAATGACTTACAAAAGTATACTCGTTGTATCTGAAAGGGATGAATTAAAAAGTAAGTTAAGATTTAAAGAGATTACTAAAAGTCAATATGATATTCTTTATCGAGAACAAAGAGAAAGATTTAGAGATATTTTTAAATATCCTGGTGGTCATCTTTATAAGGTTATTAAAGAGATTGACCTTATGACCCTTTCTGCTAATTGTAGAAATTATGTTTTAGACGGTCTTACACACTTCATTGAAATTTGTATTCGCACAAATAAAAGAGAAGTTGGAAAGGAAGTGTGTCATAAAGTTATTTCCGAGATGCCTCAAAATTATCAAAATCCATTCATTTATAAACTAAATAAAATTGAATTTATAGAAAGTCCAGAAAAATATGATAATGATATTCAAAAGGTTATGCAGAATAAAACAGTTGGAATATTAGGAGAAAAATTAAAAGAAGCTTTAAGTAAAAAATAA
- a CDS encoding BLUF domain-containing protein produces the protein MYYSVIYRSTAESHFSQKDIDYMLLKAKQHNKKQGITGCIIYSNNQFIQIIEGAKAAILDLYDSIKADNRHFDVTTLIEAPTKDMLWDDWSMAFYNFSGTAEQNNYSRMLLETYFDNANPKNKSSEVFLTLKKNIFELINNK, from the coding sequence ATGTATTATTCTGTAATTTACCGGTCGACTGCTGAATCTCATTTTTCTCAAAAGGACATCGATTATATGCTCTTAAAAGCAAAACAGCACAATAAAAAGCAGGGCATTACCGGTTGCATTATTTACAGTAACAATCAGTTTATTCAAATTATTGAAGGCGCCAAAGCGGCTATTTTGGATTTGTACGACAGCATAAAAGCCGACAACAGGCATTTTGATGTCACCACGCTTATTGAAGCCCCGACGAAAGACATGCTTTGGGACGATTGGTCTATGGCCTTTTACAATTTTTCGGGCACTGCCGAACAGAATAATTACAGCAGAATGCTTTTAGAAACCTATTTTGACAATGCGAACCCTAAAAACAAATCGTCGGAGGTGTTTTTAACTTTGAAAAAGAACATTTTTGAATTGATTAACAATAAGTAA